A window of the Chloroflexus sp. Y-396-1 genome harbors these coding sequences:
- the surE gene encoding 5'/3'-nucleotidase SurE has product MHVLVTNDDGIDSPGLWALAKAMRAAGAQVSVVAPAEEQSAMSMALPPQINRELRAIIPPAELEGILAFAHNGSPVGCVTIAMLSGLLPPIDAVVSGINRGLNGGSNVMLSGTVGAAMIGALWGLPAMAVSLQYLGPAPMPWATAAYAAERLFPLLEQIRGQGPLVLNVNVPHVASPSELRGFRQTRLSEFFFGHYLDLELNPTGPAERAQITFRFVRERIPDFAIDTDDGAVRAGYVSVTPLRPLIDHSPLTLTLPDLHR; this is encoded by the coding sequence ATGGAATTGATAGTCCGGGATTATGGGCGCTCGCAAAAGCCATGCGTGCGGCCGGCGCTCAGGTGAGCGTCGTTGCTCCGGCGGAAGAACAGAGCGCAATGAGTATGGCACTCCCACCACAGATCAACCGTGAATTGCGGGCTATCATTCCACCTGCCGAACTTGAAGGCATTCTAGCCTTTGCCCATAACGGATCACCGGTCGGGTGCGTGACGATTGCAATGTTGAGCGGTCTATTACCGCCAATTGATGCGGTGGTTTCCGGTATCAATCGAGGACTGAACGGGGGCAGTAACGTGATGCTAAGCGGTACCGTTGGGGCAGCGATGATCGGCGCCTTGTGGGGCTTACCGGCGATGGCTGTCTCGTTACAATACCTGGGGCCGGCGCCGATGCCATGGGCAACCGCAGCTTATGCAGCAGAACGGCTCTTTCCGTTGCTCGAACAGATTCGTGGGCAGGGGCCACTGGTTCTTAACGTGAATGTTCCCCATGTCGCTTCCCCGAGCGAGTTACGCGGCTTTCGCCAAACCCGGCTCTCGGAGTTTTTCTTCGGTCACTATCTTGATCTTGAACTCAACCCCACCGGTCCTGCTGAACGGGCACAGATCACGTTCCGGTTTGTCCGCGAACGAATCCCCGATTTCGCTATCGACACCGACGACGGCGCCGTGCGAGCCGGTTATGTCTCGGTTACTCCACTCCGGCCGTTGATCGATCACAGTCCACTGACGCTCACTTTGCCTGATTTACATCGGTAA